A single genomic interval of Saccharothrix saharensis harbors:
- a CDS encoding helix-turn-helix domain-containing protein, protein MADELGGRLRALRAASGRTVAAVAADAGLSVPYVANLENGRGNPTVAALTRLAQALGTRLTVGFGDTGEPPSPLPAALVRLGRTPSFRREVHAWAEVTGQDADELAGRLLDVLSRLSALTGRELTERDRLRLLDALLLIALHPDPGETARIETARNEDQ, encoded by the coding sequence ATGGCGGACGAACTCGGCGGGCGGCTTCGAGCGCTGCGCGCCGCCAGTGGGCGCACGGTGGCCGCGGTCGCCGCCGATGCGGGGCTCTCGGTGCCGTACGTGGCGAACCTGGAGAACGGCCGGGGCAACCCGACCGTGGCCGCCCTCACCCGGTTGGCGCAGGCGCTGGGCACGCGGCTGACCGTCGGGTTCGGCGACACCGGGGAACCGCCGTCGCCACTGCCCGCCGCGCTGGTCCGCCTGGGCCGCACGCCGTCGTTCCGCCGCGAGGTCCACGCCTGGGCCGAGGTGACCGGCCAGGACGCGGACGAGCTGGCCGGGCGGCTGCTGGACGTGCTGTCCCGCCTGTCCGCCCTCACCGGCCGGGAACTCACCGAGCGCGACCGGCTGCGGCTGCTCGACGCCCTGCTGCTGATCGCGCTGCACCCCGACCCGGGCGAGACGGCCCGGATCGAGACGGCCCGGAACGAGGATCAGTAG
- a CDS encoding MFS transporter: protein MITALRVRDFRLLWAARTVSVFGTWLLVVAVPAHVFHLTGSLLASGAALAAEFLPLVALGPVAGVLADRWDRRRAMVAADVLRAAAVLLLLLARDPGDLWLVYLALVVESAGTVVFRPAAQAHTPVVVGTGTALSGANALNSLTDGVARLVGAPLGGASTALVGFPALVVADAVSYLVSAALLALMARRPGSDRRTGVGGGLAEGLAFLRSERTARTLLVVSTVFLAANASLSALVTPFGITALGGTGPVGLVMSGLGVGFLVGAPASRVLVDRLRTGAVLGGALAVTSVGFVLLFGSTSLTWALPAAVLIGLSGSAVLVVTQTTLQRVTPTAVLGRISAVMLTGEAAATFAGALAGPALAEITSMRTTAYAACALTLLAALYATSTPAVDAARGAAAAERVRTGSPEQPPAR, encoded by the coding sequence GTGATCACCGCTTTGCGCGTACGCGACTTCCGCCTGCTCTGGGCGGCACGGACGGTCAGCGTGTTCGGCACCTGGCTGCTCGTCGTCGCGGTGCCCGCGCACGTCTTCCACCTGACCGGTTCGCTGCTGGCGTCGGGCGCGGCGCTGGCCGCGGAGTTCCTGCCGCTGGTGGCGCTCGGCCCGGTCGCGGGGGTACTGGCCGACCGGTGGGACCGGCGGCGGGCGATGGTCGCGGCCGACGTGCTGCGGGCCGCCGCCGTCCTCCTGCTGCTCCTCGCCCGCGATCCCGGCGACCTCTGGCTGGTCTACCTCGCGCTGGTGGTGGAGAGCGCGGGGACGGTGGTGTTCCGACCGGCGGCCCAGGCGCACACGCCGGTCGTGGTCGGCACCGGCACGGCGTTGAGCGGGGCCAACGCCTTGAACTCGCTCACCGACGGCGTGGCGCGGTTGGTCGGCGCCCCGCTCGGCGGCGCGTCGACGGCACTGGTGGGGTTCCCCGCGCTGGTGGTCGCGGACGCGGTGAGCTACCTCGTCTCGGCCGCGTTGCTCGCGCTGATGGCGCGGCGGCCCGGAAGCGACCGGCGAACCGGTGTGGGCGGGGGACTGGCGGAAGGGCTTGCTTTTCTCAGGTCGGAACGCACGGCCAGAACGCTTCTCGTCGTGAGCACCGTGTTCCTGGCGGCCAACGCGTCGCTCAGCGCGCTCGTGACGCCGTTCGGCATCACCGCGCTCGGCGGCACCGGGCCGGTCGGGTTGGTGATGTCCGGACTCGGCGTCGGGTTCCTGGTCGGCGCCCCGGCGAGCCGAGTGCTGGTCGACCGGCTGCGCACGGGCGCGGTGCTGGGCGGTGCGCTCGCCGTCACGTCGGTGGGGTTCGTGCTGCTGTTCGGGTCCACGTCGCTGACCTGGGCCCTGCCCGCCGCCGTGCTGATCGGGTTGTCCGGCTCGGCGGTCCTGGTCGTCACGCAGACGACCCTGCAACGCGTGACGCCCACGGCGGTACTGGGCCGGATCAGCGCCGTGATGCTCACCGGCGAGGCGGCGGCCACGTTCGCCGGCGCCCTGGCCGGTCCGGCCCTCGCCGAGATCACCTCCATGCGCACGACCGCCTACGCCGCCTGCGCGCTGACCCTGTTGGCCGCCCTGTACGCGACATCCACACCTGCCGTTGACGCGGCGCGGGGCGCGGCAGCCGCTGAACGGGTGCGCACCGGTTCGCCTGAACAGCCGCCGGCGAGGTGA
- a CDS encoding DUF3995 domain-containing protein, whose product MLGLAGCPVAGRADLVGVPGPAWLPVVGTAGVTAVFPLRGAGGLVAASRKSTESARLDPRSCSPLCLAPAASCAVVAFGG is encoded by the coding sequence GTGCTCGGCCTCGCGGGCTGCCCCGTCGCGGGCCGCGCGGATCTCGTCGGCGTGCCCGGCCCGGCGTGGCTGCCCGTGGTGGGCACGGCGGGCGTGACGGCGGTGTTCCCGCTGCGCGGTGCGGGTGGCCTGGTCGCGGCGTCCCGGAAGTCGACCGAGTCCGCCCGGCTGGACCCGCGCTCCTGCTCGCCGCTGTGCCTGGCGCCGGCCGCGTCGTGCGCGGTGGTGGCGTTCGGCGGCTGA
- a CDS encoding endo-1,4-beta-xylanase — MKSIRLVTAAIAAVALTSPALVAAASPDQGEVSAGHAKKDSLRWVAPKGFYIGTAAAGGGHHESQPYPDPFTKDLEYRSVLAKEFSSVSAENQMKWEYIHPERDRYNFGMADAIVKFAQKNRQVVRGHTLLWHSQNPEWLEQGDFTAEELRGILRDHIKTVVGRYKGKIQQWDVANEIFTETGELRTTENIWIRELGPGIIADAFRWAHQADPKADLYFNDYNVESVNAKSNAYYALIKDLQAQGVPVHGFSAQSHLSTRYGFPGDLETNLKRFADLGLGTAITELDVRMDLPADGVPTAEMLAKQADYYNRTLVACLNVDGCDSFTIWGFTDKYSWVPVFFQGEGAATVMWDDFTRKPAYDVMQCTLAKESVKRGERHPHLPACAK; from the coding sequence ATGAAGTCGATCCGCCTCGTCACCGCCGCCATCGCCGCGGTGGCGTTGACCTCGCCGGCCCTCGTCGCCGCGGCCTCACCCGACCAGGGTGAGGTGTCGGCGGGGCACGCGAAGAAGGACAGCCTCCGCTGGGTGGCGCCGAAGGGGTTCTACATCGGCACCGCCGCGGCCGGTGGCGGGCACCACGAGTCGCAGCCCTACCCCGACCCGTTCACCAAGGACCTCGAGTACCGCTCCGTGCTGGCCAAGGAGTTCAGCTCGGTGTCCGCCGAGAACCAGATGAAGTGGGAGTACATCCACCCGGAGCGCGACCGCTACAACTTCGGCATGGCCGACGCCATCGTGAAGTTCGCGCAGAAGAACCGCCAGGTGGTTCGCGGGCACACGCTGCTGTGGCACAGCCAGAACCCGGAGTGGCTGGAGCAGGGCGACTTCACCGCCGAGGAGCTGCGCGGGATCCTGCGCGACCACATCAAGACGGTCGTCGGCCGCTACAAGGGCAAGATCCAGCAGTGGGACGTGGCCAACGAGATCTTCACCGAGACCGGCGAGCTGCGCACCACCGAGAACATCTGGATCCGCGAGCTGGGCCCCGGCATCATCGCGGACGCGTTCCGCTGGGCGCACCAGGCCGACCCCAAGGCGGACCTGTACTTCAACGACTACAACGTGGAGAGCGTCAACGCCAAGAGCAACGCCTACTACGCGTTGATCAAGGACTTGCAGGCGCAGGGCGTGCCGGTGCACGGCTTCTCCGCCCAGTCGCACCTCAGCACCCGGTACGGCTTCCCCGGTGACCTGGAGACGAACCTGAAGCGGTTCGCCGACCTCGGCCTGGGCACCGCCATCACCGAGCTGGACGTGCGGATGGACCTGCCCGCGGACGGCGTGCCGACCGCGGAGATGCTGGCCAAGCAGGCCGACTACTACAACCGGACGCTGGTCGCGTGCCTCAACGTCGACGGCTGTGACTCGTTCACGATCTGGGGCTTCACCGACAAGTACTCCTGGGTGCCGGTGTTCTTCCAGGGCGAGGGCGCGGCGACGGTGATGTGGGACGACTTCACCCGCAAGCCGGCCTACGACGTCATGCAGTGCACGCTCGCCAAGGAGTCGGTCAAGCGCGGCGAGCGCCACCCGCACCTGCCCGCCTGCGCCAAGTAG
- a CDS encoding SGNH/GDSL hydrolase family protein, whose translation MRKLATTLVAALGIALVPGVAAGSAPVPGATGVPGPGWNAAWAASPHAPTEFLGPNWGVTGFDNHTVRQVVRISDGGAALRIRLSNAYGTSPLVVTGATVARTAQGAAVRPGTVRHLSFRGHRSVTVPVGGEVAGDLAPLPVAALGQVTVTLYLAGPTGPATGHAFASATSWRASGDHRADVAADAFTEAAQSWFYLAAVDVVDFVPRREVVVAFGDSITDGVGSTVDADNRYPDELAERLGGRRGVVNAGIGGNRVLNDSACFGEKATTRFGRDALGQPDVRTVILLEGINDIGFSQFPIECTSPNPEVTADQVIAGYRELIGQARARGVRMVGATLLPFKGAAYYTEAGEAVRDQVNDWIRTSGEFDAVVDFDRAMADPADPDALRPAYDSGDRLHPNDAGYRAMAEAVDLSVL comes from the coding sequence ATGAGAAAACTGGCGACAACGCTCGTCGCCGCCCTGGGGATCGCGCTGGTTCCCGGGGTGGCGGCGGGCTCGGCACCGGTCCCGGGGGCGACCGGTGTTCCCGGCCCCGGGTGGAACGCCGCGTGGGCCGCCTCGCCGCACGCGCCGACGGAGTTCCTCGGGCCGAACTGGGGGGTGACCGGGTTCGACAACCACACCGTCCGCCAGGTCGTGCGGATCAGCGACGGCGGCGCGGCGCTGCGGATCAGGCTGTCCAACGCCTACGGCACGTCGCCGCTGGTGGTCACCGGCGCGACGGTGGCGCGGACGGCGCAGGGCGCGGCCGTGCGGCCGGGCACCGTGCGGCACCTGTCCTTCCGCGGCCACCGCTCGGTGACCGTGCCGGTCGGCGGCGAGGTGGCCGGCGACCTCGCGCCGCTGCCGGTGGCGGCGCTGGGCCAGGTGACCGTGACGCTGTACCTGGCCGGGCCGACCGGTCCGGCCACCGGGCACGCGTTCGCCAGCGCGACGAGCTGGCGGGCGTCCGGTGACCACCGGGCCGACGTGGCCGCGGACGCGTTCACCGAGGCGGCGCAGTCGTGGTTCTACCTCGCCGCCGTCGACGTGGTCGACTTCGTCCCGCGCCGCGAGGTCGTGGTGGCGTTCGGCGACTCCATCACCGACGGCGTCGGGTCCACTGTGGACGCCGACAACCGCTACCCGGACGAGCTGGCCGAGCGGCTGGGCGGGCGGCGGGGCGTGGTGAACGCGGGGATCGGCGGCAACCGGGTGCTCAACGACTCGGCGTGCTTCGGCGAGAAGGCGACGACGCGGTTCGGGCGGGACGCGCTGGGGCAGCCCGACGTGCGCACGGTGATCCTGCTGGAGGGCATCAACGACATCGGGTTCAGCCAGTTCCCGATCGAGTGCACCTCGCCCAACCCGGAGGTCACCGCGGACCAGGTGATCGCGGGGTACCGCGAGCTGATCGGCCAGGCGCGTGCGCGGGGCGTGCGGATGGTCGGCGCGACGCTGCTGCCGTTCAAGGGTGCCGCGTACTACACCGAGGCCGGCGAGGCGGTGCGGGACCAGGTGAACGACTGGATCCGGACGTCGGGCGAGTTCGACGCGGTCGTGGACTTCGACCGCGCGATGGCCGACCCGGCCGACCCGGACGCGTTGCGGCCCGCCTACGACAGCGGTGACCGGCTGCACCCGAACGACGCGGGCTACCGGGCCATGGCCGAGGCCGTGGACCTGTCGGTGCTGTAG
- a CDS encoding lytic polysaccharide monooxygenase auxiliary activity family 9 protein, with the protein MALISVPANRSLFGKAFATLAVVAGLLASMMMVTTGVAQAHGSTVDPPSRNYGCWQRWGSDFQNPTMAQQDPMCWQAWQADTTAMWNWNGLYREGVAGNHQGAIPNGQLCSGGRTGGTRYAALDNPGQWKAVTKPRQFTLDIWDQARHGADYLRVYVSRQGYDATTTPLGWNHLELVATTGRYAPSDHYRVAVNAGSRTGRHVVYAIWQASHSDQSYYFCSDVIFQ; encoded by the coding sequence GTGGCGCTCATATCCGTCCCGGCGAACAGGAGCCTGTTCGGCAAGGCCTTCGCGACGCTCGCGGTCGTCGCCGGGCTGTTGGCGAGCATGATGATGGTGACCACCGGCGTCGCCCAGGCGCACGGTTCGACCGTCGACCCGCCGTCGCGCAACTACGGCTGCTGGCAGCGGTGGGGCAGTGACTTCCAGAACCCGACGATGGCCCAGCAGGACCCGATGTGCTGGCAGGCGTGGCAGGCCGACACCACCGCGATGTGGAACTGGAACGGCCTGTACCGCGAAGGTGTCGCGGGCAACCACCAAGGCGCGATCCCCAACGGCCAGCTGTGCAGCGGCGGGCGGACCGGCGGCACGCGGTACGCGGCGCTGGACAACCCGGGCCAGTGGAAGGCCGTGACCAAGCCGCGGCAGTTCACCCTCGACATCTGGGACCAGGCCCGGCACGGCGCCGACTACCTGCGCGTCTACGTGTCGCGGCAGGGTTACGACGCCACGACGACGCCGTTGGGCTGGAACCACCTGGAGCTGGTCGCCACCACGGGCCGCTACGCGCCCTCGGACCACTACCGGGTCGCCGTGAACGCGGGCAGCCGCACCGGCCGCCACGTCGTCTACGCGATCTGGCAGGCCAGCCACTCCGACCAGTCGTACTACTTCTGCAGCGACGTCATCTTCCAGTGA
- a CDS encoding pectate lyase family protein: MSPINRRRLLAGSALAAVAAAAPRAAWGSTGALAVADGFAGVNALGQNGTTGGAGGQAVTVTTAAALADYVGRKEPYVISVSGRIQVGDEMLTVVANKTIVGVGSTAEITGGGLQLGSTTRPGNNVIIRNLRFTNAADDSISVTNSAHHVWIDHCDLSDGYDGLLDVKRNSDYVTVSWNHFHDHSKAALLGHSDTYTSDKGKLRVTYHHNFFDGTDQRHPRVRFGEPVHVYNNYYRGNSLYGVASTMDAGVVVEGNYFENVAHPILSGYDKSGPGRVVERNNVYAGSGAPETLGTVVEPRTYYSYTVDDPASVPRLVTAGAGVGRVQGAAE; encoded by the coding sequence ATGAGTCCCATCAACCGCCGACGCCTGCTCGCGGGCTCGGCCCTCGCCGCCGTGGCCGCCGCCGCACCCCGGGCCGCGTGGGGGTCGACCGGCGCGCTCGCCGTCGCCGACGGGTTCGCCGGGGTGAACGCGCTCGGCCAGAACGGCACCACCGGCGGCGCGGGCGGCCAGGCCGTCACCGTGACCACGGCCGCCGCGCTCGCCGACTACGTCGGCCGCAAGGAGCCGTACGTCATCTCCGTGTCCGGCCGCATCCAGGTCGGCGACGAGATGCTGACGGTGGTCGCGAACAAGACCATCGTCGGCGTCGGCTCCACCGCCGAGATCACCGGCGGCGGGTTGCAGCTCGGCTCGACCACCCGTCCCGGCAACAACGTGATCATCCGCAACCTCAGGTTCACCAACGCCGCGGACGACTCGATCAGCGTCACCAACTCCGCGCACCACGTGTGGATCGACCACTGCGACCTGTCCGACGGCTACGACGGCCTGCTGGACGTCAAGCGCAACTCCGACTACGTGACCGTGTCGTGGAACCACTTCCACGACCACAGCAAGGCCGCCCTGCTCGGCCACTCCGACACCTACACCAGCGACAAGGGCAAGCTGCGCGTCACCTACCACCACAACTTCTTCGACGGCACGGACCAGCGCCACCCGCGCGTCCGCTTCGGCGAGCCGGTGCACGTCTACAACAACTACTACCGGGGCAACTCGCTCTACGGCGTCGCGTCCACGATGGACGCGGGCGTCGTGGTCGAGGGCAACTACTTCGAGAACGTGGCACACCCGATCCTGTCCGGCTACGACAAGAGCGGGCCGGGGCGCGTGGTCGAGCGCAACAACGTCTACGCGGGTTCCGGCGCGCCGGAAACGCTCGGGACCGTCGTGGAGCCGCGCACCTACTACAGCTACACCGTGGACGACCCGGCGTCCGTGCCGCGGCTCGTCACGGCCGGCGCGGGTGTCGGCCGCGTGCAGGGGGCGGCGGAGTGA